From the genome of Bradyrhizobium elkanii USDA 76, one region includes:
- a CDS encoding TetR/AcrR family transcriptional regulator, translated as MNRKTPVKRVRAKQRRLSAVDRRSEFVTKATELFAEEGFGGGTRALAHKLGVTQPLLYRYFPSKDDLIKEVYRKVYLEPLEIGWEKLLSDRSRPLRVRLQEFYEIYTDAIFNRRWLRIYLYSGLKGLDINRWYVGMVKDKILTRILRECRHDAGLATQGRPSAAELELAWVFHGGIFYYGVRKYIYEAPVLEDKAQMISDALDIFLAGFERMAESATDRRRAPIKVVG; from the coding sequence ATGAATCGAAAGACGCCCGTCAAGCGCGTTCGTGCCAAGCAGAGGCGACTATCAGCTGTCGATCGTCGCAGTGAATTCGTTACCAAGGCAACCGAGCTATTTGCGGAGGAGGGATTTGGCGGCGGCACGCGTGCCCTTGCTCACAAGCTCGGAGTAACGCAGCCGCTGCTTTACCGCTACTTTCCGAGCAAGGACGATCTCATCAAGGAGGTCTACCGCAAGGTGTATCTCGAACCGCTTGAAATCGGCTGGGAGAAGTTGCTCTCGGATCGGTCACGTCCGCTCCGCGTGCGGCTCCAGGAATTTTACGAAATCTATACCGACGCGATCTTCAACCGAAGATGGCTCCGGATCTATCTCTACTCCGGCCTGAAGGGCCTCGATATCAATCGCTGGTATGTTGGCATGGTCAAGGACAAGATCCTGACGCGCATTCTCAGGGAATGCCGCCACGACGCCGGCCTCGCGACGCAAGGCAGGCCCAGCGCCGCAGAACTCGAGCTGGCCTGGGTGTTTCACGGCGGCATCTTCTATTATGGCGTACGCAAGTACATTTACGAGGCGCCTGTCCTCGAGGACAAGGCGCAGATGATCAGTGACGCGCTGGATATCTTCCTCGCGGGATTTGAGAGGATGGCCGAGAGTGCGACCGATCGTCGACGGGCGCCGATCAAGGTCGTCGGCTGA
- a CDS encoding alpha-hydroxy acid oxidase, giving the protein MNDGTPIRQARNVELGASGEEFQNLHEFARKARAKLNQNAWDYIVGASETETTMRRNRMALDEIAFRPRVLRNVINVDPSTKVFGRKLRLPVMIAPVGALEIFDPDAGAAVARGAGTFGAAHMLSSVSEPGLENTAKAAPDALRIFQLYVRGDDAFVEDVVSRSIDNGYAAFCLTVDTAHYSRRERDIAKRYVRESRIRATGGDFQKGLEWRTVKLIKDKFKIPLILKGIATAEDAKIALDHGVDWIYVSNHGGRQLDHGRGSMHVLPEIVQAVAGRAKIMVDGSFCRGTDIVKAVISGADLVGIGRLQCWALAAAGEAGIVRMLELLEDEVIRCLGLLGVTSFAELDKSFLHPAMPTNPPSVFSAFPLLDIDPYRY; this is encoded by the coding sequence ATGAATGACGGGACCCCCATTCGACAGGCGCGCAATGTCGAACTCGGCGCCAGCGGCGAGGAATTCCAGAACCTGCACGAATTCGCGCGAAAGGCCCGCGCCAAGCTGAATCAGAACGCCTGGGACTACATCGTCGGCGCCTCGGAGACCGAGACCACGATGCGCCGCAACAGAATGGCGCTCGACGAGATCGCGTTCCGGCCGCGCGTCCTGCGCAACGTCATCAACGTCGATCCTTCTACCAAGGTATTCGGACGCAAGCTCCGGCTTCCCGTGATGATCGCCCCGGTCGGCGCGCTCGAGATCTTCGATCCGGATGCGGGCGCGGCCGTCGCGCGCGGAGCGGGAACGTTCGGCGCGGCGCACATGCTGAGTTCGGTGTCCGAGCCCGGGCTGGAGAACACCGCCAAGGCGGCACCGGATGCGCTTCGCATCTTCCAGCTCTATGTGCGCGGCGACGATGCCTTTGTCGAGGATGTGGTCAGCCGCAGCATCGACAATGGTTACGCCGCGTTCTGCCTCACCGTCGACACCGCCCATTACAGCCGGCGCGAGCGCGACATAGCCAAGCGCTATGTCCGCGAGAGCCGCATCCGCGCCACCGGCGGCGATTTCCAGAAGGGGCTTGAATGGCGAACGGTGAAGTTGATCAAGGACAAGTTCAAGATTCCACTTATCCTCAAGGGGATCGCCACCGCCGAAGACGCCAAGATCGCTCTCGACCACGGGGTCGACTGGATCTACGTCTCAAATCATGGTGGCCGACAGCTCGACCATGGCCGTGGGTCCATGCATGTCCTGCCCGAGATCGTTCAGGCGGTCGCCGGCCGTGCCAAGATCATGGTCGACGGCTCGTTCTGCCGCGGCACCGACATTGTGAAGGCTGTCATTTCGGGCGCTGATCTTGTCGGCATCGGCCGCCTGCAGTGCTGGGCGCTCGCCGCGGCCGGCGAGGCCGGCATTGTCCGGATGCTTGAACTGCTCGAGGATGAGGTGATCCGCTGCCTCGGTCTGCTCGGCGTCACCAGCTTTGCCGAACTGGACAAGTCCTTCCTGCATCCGGCGATGCCGACCAATCCGCCGAGCGTGTTCAGCGCATTCCCGCTTCTCGATATCGATCCTTACCGCTACTGA
- a CDS encoding flavin reductase family protein: MSDLPKHPLDPASELASDSSAIDPRDFRNALGTFATGVTIVTAMAAEGRPYGITCNSFASVSLNPPLVLWSLGMFSQGLPIFQNASHFTVNVLDASQQALAMQFARSSGDKFAGVSWTPGLGNAPVLADVVANFQCRAANRYYGGDHVIFLGAVEAYAYNRNNPLLFARGGFGRFLADGGDKTS, encoded by the coding sequence ATGTCCGACTTACCCAAACATCCGCTGGATCCCGCCAGTGAGCTCGCAAGCGATAGTTCGGCGATCGATCCCCGTGATTTCCGCAATGCGCTCGGCACATTCGCAACAGGTGTGACGATAGTCACTGCGATGGCGGCTGAAGGACGGCCGTATGGAATTACTTGCAATTCCTTTGCATCGGTGTCGCTTAACCCGCCACTGGTGTTGTGGAGCCTGGGCATGTTTTCGCAGGGGCTGCCGATCTTCCAGAATGCCAGCCATTTCACGGTCAACGTTCTAGACGCGTCGCAGCAGGCGCTGGCGATGCAGTTTGCCAGATCGTCGGGTGACAAGTTCGCGGGCGTGAGCTGGACGCCGGGTCTCGGGAATGCTCCCGTGCTTGCCGATGTGGTCGCGAATTTCCAATGCCGTGCCGCCAACCGCTACTATGGCGGGGATCACGTCATTTTCCTGGGCGCGGTGGAAGCCTACGCCTATAACCGGAACAATCCGCTGTTGTTCGCGCGCGGAGGTTTTGGCCGGTTCCTGGCCGACGGTGGTGACAAGACATCATGA
- a CDS encoding GlxA family transcriptional regulator: MPSKTAKAPRPEPRDKKATRRIAIVAFPGVTLLDISGPAQVFAELEAIELPGPDYSLSYLSTSGGLVPTDVGMMIDTAPIDSIAPAEVDTLVIPGGPGIWKIRNDAKLMNWIAEALPKARRIASVCLGAFALAWTGILDGKRAATHWRYCPRLQDSFPNIRVEPNAIFVKDGRVWSSAGVSAGIDLALAMIEEDFGHTIALDVARRLVVFLKRPGGQSQFSTVLAAQASDVEGRFSALHAWIIENITSDLKVETLAEKAGMTPRTFARTYVSRTGMTPASGVEALRVETARLLLESRQIGGVVEVAKRAGFGDDERMRRAFLRHLGVSPTEYRNRFSGS; the protein is encoded by the coding sequence ATGCCCTCGAAAACTGCCAAAGCGCCCCGGCCTGAGCCGCGCGACAAGAAAGCAACGCGGCGAATCGCGATCGTTGCCTTTCCGGGTGTGACCTTGCTCGACATCTCGGGACCGGCGCAGGTGTTTGCAGAACTGGAAGCGATCGAGTTGCCGGGACCGGACTACTCGCTGTCCTACCTGTCGACCTCCGGCGGGTTGGTGCCGACCGATGTCGGCATGATGATCGACACGGCGCCGATCGACAGTATTGCGCCCGCCGAGGTCGACACGCTGGTGATCCCCGGCGGGCCCGGCATCTGGAAGATCCGCAACGATGCGAAGTTGATGAACTGGATCGCGGAGGCGCTGCCGAAGGCGCGCCGTATCGCGTCGGTTTGCCTTGGCGCATTTGCGCTGGCCTGGACCGGGATTCTGGACGGCAAGCGGGCAGCAACGCACTGGCGTTATTGTCCCCGTCTGCAGGATAGCTTTCCGAATATCCGGGTCGAGCCCAACGCGATCTTCGTCAAGGACGGACGGGTCTGGTCATCGGCCGGGGTCAGTGCCGGCATCGATCTGGCGCTCGCCATGATCGAGGAGGATTTCGGCCACACCATCGCGCTCGATGTCGCGCGCAGACTTGTGGTGTTTCTGAAACGGCCGGGCGGTCAGAGCCAATTCTCGACCGTCCTTGCCGCCCAGGCATCGGACGTCGAGGGACGCTTCAGCGCGCTGCACGCCTGGATCATCGAGAACATCACGAGCGACCTCAAGGTCGAGACCCTCGCGGAAAAGGCGGGGATGACGCCGCGCACCTTTGCCCGGACCTATGTCAGCCGCACCGGAATGACGCCGGCAAGCGGCGTCGAGGCGCTGCGCGTGGAGACCGCGCGCTTGCTGCTCGAAAGCCGCCAGATCGGCGGCGTGGTCGAGGTCGCCAAGCGCGCGGGATTTGGCGATGACGAGCGAATGCGGCGAGCCTTCCTGCGCCACCTCGGCGTATCGCCGACCGAGTACCGAAACCGGTTTTCGGGCAGTTAG
- a CDS encoding acyl-CoA dehydrogenase family protein, translated as MDRYSVMVARAKALVPALRERASRTEELRRLPPETERDLLDSGLFRILQPKRVGGSELDYVALVDCADALGQGDASVSWNFANLASHHWMLGMFAPEAQSAVWGEDPDALIASSFVFPAGRARKVGGGYVLSGHWPFSSGVESCGWNMLASVVASDDEADGVEYRLFLLNRRDYSIDDTWNAAGLRGTGSNDVRVTDAFVPEHMTVAVSDLAGGATPGSVVNPNALYMLPVFSLFPYVLSGVGLGNAQACLDDYVEIARHRVSTYNRAKIGDLQSTQIKIAEASAKIDAARLIMRTNCVEALAEVRRGDIPGIAAKTKLRRDGAFAVNLCTEAVSLLFAAGGARSLFTSGALQRQFRDAHAVNSHLAFNFDAAGTNYGRVALGLPSENLTL; from the coding sequence ATGGATCGTTATTCGGTCATGGTCGCACGAGCCAAGGCGCTTGTTCCGGCCTTGCGCGAACGGGCATCACGGACCGAAGAGCTGCGCCGATTGCCGCCGGAGACCGAGCGGGATTTGCTCGATAGCGGCCTTTTCCGGATCCTGCAGCCCAAGCGCGTCGGAGGCAGCGAGCTCGACTATGTTGCGCTGGTCGACTGCGCCGATGCCCTCGGGCAGGGAGACGCCTCGGTCTCCTGGAATTTTGCCAACCTTGCAAGTCACCACTGGATGCTGGGTATGTTCGCCCCCGAAGCGCAGAGCGCGGTGTGGGGAGAGGATCCGGATGCGCTGATCGCGTCTTCCTTCGTCTTCCCGGCAGGTCGTGCGAGGAAGGTAGGTGGCGGATATGTTCTGAGCGGTCATTGGCCGTTTTCCTCCGGGGTGGAATCCTGCGGATGGAACATGCTCGCCAGCGTGGTCGCCTCGGATGATGAGGCCGATGGTGTCGAGTATCGGCTATTCCTGTTGAACAGGCGGGACTACAGCATCGACGACACCTGGAATGCGGCTGGTTTGCGCGGGACGGGGTCGAACGACGTGCGGGTAACCGACGCCTTCGTTCCCGAGCATATGACGGTTGCCGTCAGCGATCTTGCGGGAGGTGCGACACCGGGCAGTGTCGTCAATCCGAATGCGCTCTACATGCTTCCGGTCTTTTCGTTGTTTCCCTATGTGTTGTCCGGGGTTGGTTTGGGAAATGCGCAGGCTTGCCTTGATGACTATGTCGAGATCGCGCGACACCGCGTATCGACATATAACCGGGCCAAGATCGGGGATCTGCAAAGCACGCAGATCAAGATCGCCGAGGCGTCGGCGAAAATAGATGCCGCGCGGCTGATCATGCGCACGAACTGCGTTGAGGCGCTTGCGGAGGTCCGGCGTGGCGACATTCCGGGCATTGCAGCGAAGACGAAGCTCCGGCGCGACGGTGCGTTCGCGGTCAATTTGTGCACCGAGGCGGTATCTCTTCTATTTGCGGCGGGCGGCGCACGCAGCCTGTTTACCTCGGGAGCGTTGCAGCGCCAATTCCGCGACGCGCATGCGGTGAATTCGCATCTCGCGTTCAATTTCGACGCGGCGGGCACCAATTACGGGCGGGTGGCTCTCGGGCTGCCGTCTGAAAACCTGACGCTTTGA